Proteins encoded within one genomic window of Odocoileus virginianus isolate 20LAN1187 ecotype Illinois chromosome 2, Ovbor_1.2, whole genome shotgun sequence:
- the CLEC4F gene encoding C-type lectin domain family 4 member F isoform X2 gives MKEAEMRVDQVHFCTDNPSVSLSSQGLDPVAVVSAAPKMPRRLKATLASLGVFMVFCLVTLFVVALQHPRPALETPAYFQELLGDNHTGQFLKEPDYPYHSVRVVDLREAVRLFKGHVENASTWSVEIQLLTCRVDNVSSQIQMLGGDLESASADIQMLKGLLKDASTLSFQTQLLKSSLEETTSEIQKLQGDLEEANASNSQIQSFFKSSLENTSIELHVLSRGLENANTEIQVLKAGLETANAEVRLANSSLKNVNAQIHVLRGNLDSVSDLRAHHQVLRSSLESTTAEMQRLKGSLQDANALNSQTQTFIRGSLDNTSAQIQVLRSHLERAGGEIHLLKTDLENVTAQTQTANSLLEQTDAEMRVLKTELKSAVALGSKIQVLNGLLRNASQEIQTLKQGMKDAAALHSQTQMLERNLQEARTEIKTLREDLGNTKTLTTTIQEQQRSLEGFRTALASQEQQLQRTRSISDTVHGFRLLLDWPHRPRYGGPLALDR, from the exons ATGAAGGAAGCAGAGATGAGGGTTGACCAGGTCCACTTCTGCACAGACAACCCGAGTGTCTCCCTGTCCTCCCAAG GACTGGACCCCGTGGCAGTGGTTTCTGCAGCCCCCAAGATGCCCAGGCGTTTGAAGGCCACCCTGGCCTCTTTGGGTGTATTCATGGTCTTCTGTCTTGTGACTCTCTTCGTTGTGG CCCTACAGCACCCGAGACCTGCACTGGAGACACCTGCCTACTTCCAAGAGCTTCTGGGGGACAACCATACTGGGCAGTTTCTCAAGGAACCCGACT ATCCCTACCACTCAGTCAGGGTGGTGGACCTCCGAGAGGCTGTCCGACTGTTTAAAGGACATGTGGAAAACGCCAGCACCTGGAGCGTGGAGATCCAGCTATTGACGTGCAGAGTGGACAATGTCAGTTCTCAGATCCAGATGCTCGGCGGTGATCTGGAAAGTGCCAGTGCTGACATCCAGATGCTAAAAGGCCTCCTGAAGGACGCCAGTACCTTGAGTTTCCAGACCCAGCTGTTAAAGAGTTCCTTGGAGGAGACTACTTCTGAGATTCAGAAGCTCCAGGGAGATCTAGAAGAGGCAAATGCTTCAAATTCCCAGATCCAGAGTTTCTTTAAAAGCAGTTTAGAAAACACTAGCATTGAGCTCCATGTGTTAAGCAGAGGCTTAGAAAATGCCAACACGGAGATCCAGGTGTTGAAGGCAGGATTAGAAACGGCAAATGCTGAGGTCCGATTGGCCAACAGTAGTTTAAAGAATGTTAATGCCCAGATCCATGTTTTAAGAGGTAATCTGGATAGTGTCAGTGATTTAAGGGCCCACCATCAGGTTTTAAGGAGTAGTTTGGAAAGCACCACTGCTGAGATGCAGAGGTTAAAGGGAAGTCTGCAAGATGCAAATGCTTTAAACTCTCAGACCCAGACCTTTATAAGAGGCAGTTTAGATAACACCAGTGCTCAGATCCAGGTGTTAAGAAGTCATTTAGAAAGGGCTGGAGGTGAGATTCACTTGTTAAAAACAGATTTGGAAAATGTCACTGCCCAGACCCAAACAGCAAACAGTCTCCTGGAGCAGACAGATGCTGAGATGAGAGTGTTAAAAACAGAGCTGAAAAGTGCCGTTGCCTTAGGTTCCAAGATTCAGGTGTTAAATGGTCTTTTGAGAAATGCCAGCCAAGAGATACAGACGTTAAAACAAGGAATGAAGGATGCCGCAGCCTTACATTCCCAGACCCAAATGTTAGAGAGGAATCTGCAGGAGGCCAGAACTGAGATCAAGACATTAAGAGAGGATTTGGGGAACACCAAAACCCTGACAACAACAATCCAGGAgcagcagagaagcctggagggcttccgCACAGCCCTGGCTTCACAGGAGCAGCAGCTCCAGAGGACCCGCA